A region from the Musa acuminata AAA Group cultivar baxijiao chromosome BXJ1-10, Cavendish_Baxijiao_AAA, whole genome shotgun sequence genome encodes:
- the LOC103969940 gene encoding cation/H(+) antiporter 15-like — MAGNGAFHAAVCNAPANDNLFSDGGVFYGDDPFGHVMPLFMLHIVVIVFTSRAVYFLLRPLKQPRLVCDIIGGVLLGPTLPSLLSRLLSFFHHVFDVEGAPDYSHIKQRYMDAMFRTDNVSLMRSVASYGFMLQLFLISVKTDPSNIWRCGKKAFAIGVSCMVMPFAVLNLLSWFFEVRYVPDDGGRTVAAVAGVGDPNALVTIASLVSDTMFPVVAEILAELRLLNTELGRLALSVSMIIDYGWSLTITIANVVMRTMYDQAAPLVYSALGIVAMIVFLLFVFRPWVRWIVRRTPKDGRIAEGQVLMVLLVVMAMGAVSETFGARVTDGPIIMGLLVPTASPLAVAIAEKVEVIATGLMLPLAFLNAGMLTDFSTVEHPKVFLGLQLFMLAGYVIKFFAAMAPAVYYNMPVRKAALLGLMLNFTGLMQLLIYVDSLYSRMIQPEAYAAIIVIIVAVTAICSYLVAKLYDPLKSNKKVAYRKLKHLD, encoded by the exons ATGGCCGGCAATGGCGCCTTCCACGCTGCAGTCTGTAACGCGCCGGCCAACGATAACCTGTTCTCCGATGGCGGTGTCTTCTACGGTGATGACCCCTTCGGACACGTCATGCCCCTCTTCATGTTGCACATCGTCGTCATCGTCTTCACCTCTCGTGCCGTCTACTTCCTTCTCCGCCCTCTCAAGCAGCCTCGTCTCGTCTGCGACATCATC GGCGGCGTCCTTTTGGGACCGACCCTGCCGAGCCTCCTTTCTCGGCTTCTTAGCTTCTTCCACCATGTGTTCGACGTGGAAGGGGCGCCGGATTACAGCCACATAAAACAGCGGTACATGGACGCTATGTTTCGGACGGACAATGTATCCTTGATGCGTTCTGTGGCCTCCTACGGATTCATGCTTCAGCTCTTCTTGATCTCCGTCAAGACAGACCCCAGCAACATTTGGCGGTGCGGGAAGAAGGCCTTCGCCATCGGCGTCTCGTGCATGGTCATGCCCTTCGCCGTCCTCAACTTGCTTTCCTGGTTCTTCGAGGTCCGATACGTTCCTGACGACGGCGGCCGAACCGTCGCCGCTGTGGCAGGCGTCGGGGACCCGAACGCCCTCGTCACCATCGCTTCGTTGGTGAGCGACACCATGTTCCCCGTGGTCGCGGAGATCCTCGCGGAGCTCCGGCTGCTCAACACCGAACTCGGCCGCCTCGCTTTGTCGGTGTCCATGATCATCGATTACGGGTGGTCTTTGACCATCACGATCGCCAACGTGGTGATGCGAACCATGTACGACCAGGCGGCGCCATTGGTGTACTCGGCGCTGGGCATCGTCGCCATGATCGTCTTCCTCCTATTTGTGTTCCGGCCGTGGGTGCGATGGATCGTGCGGCGGACCCCGAAGGACGGCCGCATCGCGGAGGGGCAAGTCCTGATGGTCCTGCTGGTTGTAATGGCCATGGGTGCCGTCAGTGAGACCTTCGGAGCGAGGGTCACGGACGGGCCGATCATCATGGGGCTCCTCGTGCCCACTGCGTCCCCGCTCGCGGTGGCCATCGCCGAGAAGGTGGAAGTGATCGCCACGGGGCTGATGCTGCCGCTGGCGTTCTTGAATGCAGGGATGCTGACAGACTTCTCCACAGTCGAACACCCCAAGGTGTTCCTGGGCCTACAGCTGTTCATGTTGGCGGGGTACGTGATCAAGTTCTTCGCGGCCATGGCGCCCGCCGTCTACTACAACATGCCAGTTAGGAAGGCTGCTCTGTTGGGGCTGATGCTGAACTTTACCGGCCTAATGCAACTTCTAATCTACGTCGACTCCTTGTATTCACGG ATGATTCAGCCAGAGGCATACGCGGCTATCATCGTCATCATAGTTGCTGTCACGGCCATATGTTCATATCTGGTGGCCAAACTCTACGATCCCCTGAAATCGAACAAAAAGGTGGCATATCGGAAATTGAAGCATCTCGACTAG